In one window of Brassica rapa cultivar Chiifu-401-42 chromosome A07, CAAS_Brap_v3.01, whole genome shotgun sequence DNA:
- the LOC103829555 gene encoding probable disease resistance protein At5g66900, with protein MNKATELVVGAGVGAVASEILKVVITEAKLVLAFKSVSKDLASTMEELVPIVREIEQTQGVEEVEELKTLKDTIDKARVVVEECKSVKKWEIHLKHYYTRRVYKINKKMLDFCQIQVPLILLRNQGKHSLTLEAINICIRTICKRIDLMDVRPRVYTKLSSVPKIDDKVHVGLDWPLMKLKMKVLDDSLDRLLVSAFPGCGKTTLVTHLCHNQNIKDKFNHIFYSLVSGTPNFRKIVQNLLQHNGYEAVTFENDPQAANALIDLIEELTEDGPVLLVLDDVWLGADDFLKYFRFKLPGYKILVTSRSDLPSFDYTYPLQPLNEKDAKALLLHVAPRPYNAPQAEYEELLQKILKRCSGLPLVIEVVGVPLKGKPLYYWKGQVGSWSEGKTILRNPRPSVLECLEPSFTALEPHLKDCFMDMGSFLEDQKIRASVIIDIWVELYGKGTPDSSFEYMKYLHDLASQNLLRLIPLGRNDHEDCFYNELLVTQHDILRELAIHESKSEAVLERKRLSLVIQGDDYPDLSLSKRESTRFLSVSTDDLFSSSWEEMDSFQFPNVEALLLNISSSNYALPRFIDTMQKLKVVIIINHGPGPAILTNLSCLSSLKKLKRIRLEKVSISFLDILKLQLGSLKKLSLFMCCFGEVSHDKNEIDVSKALSSLQEMDLDYCYVLEKLPNWISEAVSLEKLSITNCNKLSMLPKAIGNLSKLEVLRLSSCISLSELPETTARLNNLQFLDLSDCLGLRKLPLEIGRLEKLKKISMNKCWKCELPDSVRNLENLEVKCDEETAVVLWKLLKLKMRNLDVQVEETEHNLNLLRHCH; from the exons ATGAACAAGGCAACTGAATTGGTGGTAGGTGCTGGTGTGGGAGCTGTTGCCTCTGAGATCCTGAAAGTAGTGATTACAGAGGCGAAGCTGGTGTTAGCTTTCAAATCTGTGTCTAAGGATCTCGCATCGACTATGGAGGAATTGGTTCCGATAGTCAGAGAGATCGAACAGACGCAAGGTGTGGAGGAAGTAGAGGAACTAAAGACTCTCAAGGATACTATCGACAAAGCTCGTGTG GTGGTTGAGGAGTGTAAAAGCGTCAAGAAGTGGGAGATACACTTAAAACATTATTATACAAgaagagtttataaaatcaaCAAGAAGATGCTCGACTTCTGTCAAATTCAAGTACCGCTAATTCTGCTTAGGAACCAAGGGAAGCACTCTCTTACGCTTGAAGCCATTAATATTTGTATCCGAACCATCTGTAAGAGGATCGATCTTATGGATGTTCGCCCGCGCGTTTACACGAAGCTTTCTTCAGTTCCCAAGATTGATGATAAGGTTCATGTTGGACTGGATTGGCCATTGATGAAGCTTAAAATGAAGGTCCTTGATGATTCCCTGGACCGTCTTCTGGTGTCTGCTTTCCCCGGATGCGGAAAGACCACCCTCGTTACTCATCTTTGCCACAACCAAAACATCAAAG ATAAGTTCAACCATATCTTCTATAGCCTAGTGTCAGGTACTCCTAACTTTAGGAAGATAGTGCAAAATTTACTCCAGCACAATGGTTACGAAGCAGTTACATTTGAGAACGATCCTCAAGCAGCTAATGCCTTGATAGATCTGATTGAGGAACTCACAGAAGACGGTCCTGTATTGTTGGTGTTGGATGATGTGTGGCTTGGAGCTGATGATTTTCTTAAGTATTTTCGGTTCAAGTTACCAGGTTATAAGATTTTGGTGACCTCTCGGTCTGACTTACCGAGTTTTGATTACACTTACCCTTTACAACCTTTGAATGAAAAAGATGCTAAAGCCCTTCTCCTTCACGTTGCACCGCGGCCTTATAACGCGCCTCAAGCTGAGTATGAAGAACTTCTCCAAAAG ATATTGAAACGTTGCAGTGGACTCCCACTCGTAATTGAAGTAGTTGGCGTCCCACTTAAAGGAAAACCTCTCTATTATTGGAAAGGCCAAGTGGGAAGCTGGTCTGAAGGGAAAACAATTCTTCGTAATCCTCGTCCTAGTGTGCTAGAATGTTTGGAGCCCAGCTTCACTGCCCTGGAACCCCATCTTAAAGACTGTTTCATGGACATGGGCTCATTTCTTGAGGACCAAAAGATACGTGCTTCCGTTATAATTGACATATGGGTGGAACTATATGGTAAAGGTACTCCTGATAGTAGTTTCGAGTACATGAAATACTTGCATGACCTTGCTTCCCAGAACCTGCTTAGACTTATTCCTCTCGG GAGAAATGATCACGAGGATTGTTTCTACAATGAGCTCCTAGTCACTCAACATGATATCTTGAGGGAGCTTGCCATCCATGAAAGCAAATCAGAAGCAGTCCTGGAACGAAAAAGACTCAGTTTGGTGATACAAGGAGATGACTATCCTGACTTGTCTTTGAGTAAAAGGGAGTCTACCCGCTTCCTCTCTGTCTCTACAG ATGATTTGTTCTCGTCGAGTTGGGAGGAAATGGATTCATTTCAGTTCCCTAATGTCGAGGCTTTACTTCTTAACATCTCTTCATCAAACTACGCATTGCCACGCTTCATTGATACAATGCAGAAACTCAAAGTTGTGATAATCATAAATCACGGTCCTGGTCCTGCAATATTGACCAACTTGTCGTGTCTCAGCTCGTTAAAGAAACTGAAACGGATCAGGCTGGAGAAAGTTTCAATCAGTTTTCTGGACATTCTCAAATTGCAACTCGGCAGTCTCAAGAAGCTGTCTTTGTTCATGTGTTGTTTCGGCGAGGTTTCTCATGACAAAAATGAAATAGATGTCTCTAAAGCTCTATCAAGTTTACAAGAAATGGATCTAGACTACTGCTATGTTCTCGAGAAGTTACCTAACTGGATCTCTGAAGCTGTTTCGTTGGAGAAACTTAGCATCACAAACTGTAATAAGCTCTCTATGCTTCCTAAAGCTATAGGCAACTTGAGTAAGTTGGAAGTGCTGAGGTTGTCTTCTTGTATTAGTCTCTCTGAGCTAcccgaaacaactgcgagactcAACAACCTGCAGTTTCTGGATCTTTCTGATTGCTTAGGATTGAGAAAGTTGCCTCTAGAGATTGGGAGACTGGAGAAGCTGAAGAAGATCTCTATGAACAAGTGTTGGAAATGTGAACTGCCGGATTCAGTGAGGAATCTAGAGAATCTCGAGGTGAAATGCGATGAAGAAACTGCGGTGGTCCTGTGGAAATTGTTGAAGCTAAAAATGAGGAACTTGGATGTTCAAGTGGAGGAAACAGAGCACAACCTGAACTTGCTTCGACATTGTCACTAG